The following proteins come from a genomic window of Sinorhizobium fredii NGR234:
- a CDS encoding glutathione S-transferase family protein, which produces MKLYYHPLSGHAHRARLLLTLLGLEHDLVLVDLAGREHKQEPFLKLNPFGQVPVLDDDGTIICDSNAILVYLAKKAGRTDWLPEDPRAAAAVQRWLSVAAGQIAHGPAQARLITVFKAPYRPEEVIPRSHAILTLIEDALEAGDWIAADRPTIADVALYSYVARAPEGDVDLQPYANIRGWLERIEALPGFVDFQKTPVGLAA; this is translated from the coding sequence ATGAAACTTTACTATCATCCGCTGTCCGGCCATGCGCATCGCGCCCGGCTCCTACTCACGCTGCTCGGTCTCGAGCATGACCTCGTGCTCGTCGATCTCGCTGGAAGAGAACACAAGCAGGAGCCGTTCCTGAAGCTCAATCCGTTCGGCCAGGTTCCGGTGCTCGATGACGACGGCACGATCATCTGCGATTCCAACGCCATTCTCGTCTATCTAGCCAAGAAGGCAGGCCGCACGGACTGGTTGCCGGAAGACCCGCGAGCCGCGGCCGCCGTGCAACGCTGGCTGTCGGTCGCCGCCGGCCAGATCGCCCATGGTCCGGCGCAGGCGCGGCTCATCACCGTGTTCAAAGCCCCCTACAGGCCGGAAGAGGTCATCCCTCGCTCCCACGCCATCCTGACATTGATCGAGGATGCGCTCGAAGCCGGGGACTGGATTGCTGCCGACCGCCCGACCATCGCCGATGTGGCGCTTTACAGCTATGTGGCGCGAGCGCCCGAAGGCGACGTGGATCTTCAGCCCTATGCGAATATCCGCGGCTGGCTCGAGCGCATCGAAGCGTTGCCGGGCTTCGTCGACTTCCAGAAAACCCCGGTTGGTCTCGCCGCCTGA
- a CDS encoding LysR family transcriptional regulator: MDRWQAMQVFVQVVESGGFAPAAKMLHMSPPSVTRAIAKLEEQIGTRLLVRTTRSLKLTAAGEGYVADCRRILAEIAEAEANAAGSFIHPAGLLTVTAPALFGRIHVLPVILEFLDRYPSMQVKTVFVDRVTNLVEEGLDVAVRIAALPASGLIARRVGSVRQVLCASPGYFARFGEPEIPQDLIHHRIIGRDGLFGHSEWLFGRDNSIRVPISPRLICNTNDVAIAAAVAGWGLSRFQSYQVAPEIEAGRLKVVLADYEREPVPIHIVHAEGRMVSARVRAFVDFAAERFRRHPGMHVGFLEGG; encoded by the coding sequence ATGGATCGCTGGCAGGCGATGCAGGTCTTCGTGCAGGTGGTGGAAAGCGGCGGGTTTGCGCCTGCCGCCAAGATGCTGCATATGAGCCCGCCCTCGGTGACTCGAGCCATCGCGAAGCTGGAGGAACAGATCGGCACGCGGCTTCTGGTTCGCACGACCCGTTCGTTGAAGCTGACGGCCGCCGGCGAGGGTTATGTCGCCGATTGCCGGCGTATCCTCGCCGAGATCGCCGAAGCGGAAGCCAATGCGGCGGGCAGCTTCATTCACCCGGCGGGTTTGCTCACGGTGACCGCGCCTGCGCTCTTCGGGCGCATCCATGTGCTGCCTGTCATTCTCGAATTTCTCGATCGCTATCCGTCCATGCAGGTCAAGACCGTTTTTGTCGACCGCGTGACCAATCTGGTCGAGGAAGGCCTGGATGTCGCCGTCCGCATCGCGGCACTGCCCGCCTCCGGATTGATCGCACGTCGGGTCGGCTCGGTCAGGCAAGTGCTATGTGCGTCGCCGGGCTATTTCGCGCGCTTCGGCGAACCGGAGATCCCGCAGGACCTCATTCATCACCGCATCATTGGGCGCGACGGCCTTTTTGGTCATTCGGAATGGCTTTTCGGGCGCGACAACAGCATTCGCGTTCCGATCAGTCCGCGCCTCATCTGCAACACCAACGACGTGGCGATCGCCGCCGCAGTGGCCGGATGGGGATTATCCCGGTTCCAGTCCTACCAGGTGGCGCCGGAGATCGAGGCGGGTCGCCTCAAGGTTGTGCTAGCCGATTACGAGCGCGAACCGGTGCCGATTCATATCGTGCATGCGGAGGGGCGCATGGTCTCGGCACGCGTACGTGCATTCGTCGATTTCGCGGCCGAGCGCTTTCGCCGTCACCCTGGGATGCATGTTGGATTCTTGGAAGGCGGATGA
- a CDS encoding haloacid dehalogenase type II, which yields MASFRPKYITFDCYGTLTNFQMAEAARDLYSEQLDEPRMQEFIRNFAAYRLDEILGDWKPYAEVVHNSLERTCKRNGIKFRDEAARVVYERVPNWGPHADVPAGLAKVAKEIPLVILSNAMNSQIMSNVEKLGAPFHAVYTAEQAQAYKPRFKAFEYMLDMLGCGPEDILHCSSSFRYDLMSAHDLGIKNKVWVNRGHEPANPYYGYTEIKDISGLPGVVGL from the coding sequence ATGGCGAGCTTCCGCCCGAAATACATCACCTTCGACTGCTACGGCACGCTGACCAACTTCCAGATGGCCGAAGCGGCGCGCGATCTTTACAGCGAGCAGCTCGACGAGCCGCGCATGCAGGAGTTCATCAGGAATTTCGCCGCCTATCGCCTCGACGAGATCCTGGGCGACTGGAAGCCCTATGCCGAGGTGGTGCACAATTCGCTGGAGCGCACCTGCAAGCGCAACGGCATAAAATTCCGCGATGAAGCCGCCCGCGTGGTCTACGAGCGCGTGCCGAACTGGGGCCCGCATGCAGACGTGCCGGCCGGGCTTGCCAAGGTCGCCAAGGAGATCCCGCTGGTCATCCTGTCGAATGCGATGAATTCGCAGATCATGTCGAATGTCGAGAAGCTCGGCGCGCCCTTCCACGCGGTCTACACGGCCGAGCAGGCGCAGGCCTACAAGCCGCGCTTCAAGGCGTTCGAATACATGCTCGACATGCTGGGCTGCGGCCCGGAGGACATTCTCCACTGCTCGTCCTCCTTCCGTTACGATCTGATGTCGGCGCACGATCTCGGTATCAAGAACAAGGTCTGGGTCAATCGCGGCCACGAGCCGGCAAATCCCTATTATGGATATACGGAGATAAAGGATATTTCCGGCCTGCCTGGCGTCGTCGGGCTCTGA
- a CDS encoding NAD-dependent succinate-semialdehyde dehydrogenase, whose protein sequence is MKLKDKELFRQAGVIGGEWIGAASGDVVEVFDPASQAVLGTVPDMGTAETRAAIEAAETAFGPWKKKTHAERAALLERWHALMIEHLEDLALILTLEQGKPLDEARGEIRYGAAFVKWFAEEARRIGGHTIPSPTPDRRIVVLKEAVGVCAIVTPWNFPNAMITRKVAPALAAGCTVVIKPSEFTPFSALALGVLAERAGIPAGVVNIVTGMPTAIGNEIMANETVRKISFTGSTRVGSLLMRGAADSVKRLSLELGGNAPFIVFDDADLDLAVEGAIASKFRNGGQTCVCANRILVQSGVYDAFAEKLAARVNAMKVGPGTEPGVAIGPMINAAAIDKIDRHVEDALAKGAKIAARGRSLPVGRQYTAPLVLTGATTEMLLASEETFGPVAPLFCFETEEEAITIANGTPFGLAAYFYTENLKRSWRVAEALEFGMVGLNTGAISTEVAPFGGVKQSGLGREGAQVGIEEYLELKSFHIGGLA, encoded by the coding sequence ATGAAGTTGAAGGACAAGGAACTGTTCCGGCAAGCGGGCGTGATCGGCGGTGAGTGGATCGGGGCGGCATCGGGCGACGTCGTCGAGGTCTTCGATCCGGCGAGCCAGGCGGTCCTCGGGACCGTCCCGGACATGGGAACGGCCGAAACCAGGGCCGCCATCGAAGCGGCCGAGACCGCCTTCGGCCCGTGGAAGAAGAAGACGCATGCCGAGCGTGCCGCCCTCCTCGAACGCTGGCACGCGCTGATGATCGAACATCTCGAGGATCTGGCGCTGATCCTGACCCTGGAGCAGGGCAAGCCGCTCGACGAGGCGCGCGGCGAGATCCGCTACGGCGCGGCCTTCGTCAAGTGGTTCGCCGAGGAAGCCCGCCGCATCGGCGGCCACACCATCCCCTCGCCGACGCCGGACCGCCGCATCGTCGTCCTCAAGGAAGCGGTCGGCGTCTGCGCCATCGTGACGCCGTGGAATTTCCCTAACGCGATGATCACCCGCAAGGTGGCGCCGGCGCTCGCCGCCGGCTGCACCGTTGTCATCAAGCCTTCCGAATTCACGCCTTTTTCGGCGCTCGCTCTCGGCGTGCTCGCCGAGCGCGCCGGCATTCCGGCCGGCGTCGTCAACATCGTCACGGGCATGCCGACGGCGATCGGCAACGAGATCATGGCAAACGAGACGGTCCGGAAAATCTCCTTCACCGGTTCGACCCGCGTCGGCTCGCTCTTGATGCGCGGCGCCGCTGACAGCGTCAAGCGGCTCTCGCTCGAACTTGGCGGCAATGCTCCTTTCATCGTATTCGACGACGCCGATCTCGACCTTGCCGTCGAAGGCGCGATCGCATCGAAGTTCCGCAACGGCGGCCAGACCTGCGTCTGCGCCAACCGGATCCTGGTGCAATCGGGCGTCTATGACGCATTCGCCGAGAAGCTCGCCGCCCGTGTCAATGCCATGAAGGTCGGCCCGGGGACCGAGCCGGGCGTCGCGATCGGCCCTATGATCAACGCGGCGGCGATCGACAAGATCGACCGCCATGTCGAGGATGCGCTCGCCAAGGGTGCGAAGATCGCAGCGCGCGGCAGATCGCTGCCGGTGGGACGGCAATATACGGCGCCGCTCGTCCTCACCGGCGCCACCACCGAAATGCTGCTCGCCAGCGAAGAGACCTTCGGTCCAGTCGCCCCCCTCTTCTGCTTCGAGACCGAAGAAGAGGCGATCACTATTGCCAACGGCACGCCATTCGGCCTCGCCGCCTATTTCTACACCGAAAACCTGAAGCGCTCCTGGCGCGTCGCCGAGGCGCTGGAATTCGGCATGGTCGGCCTCAACACCGGCGCCATTTCCACCGAAGTCGCGCCCTTCGGCGGCGTCAAGCAATCCGGGCTCGGCCGCGAGGGGGCGCAGGTCGGCATCGAGGAATATCTCGAACTGAAGAGCTTCCACATCGGCGGGCTGGCGTAA
- a CDS encoding NAD(P)/FAD-dependent oxidoreductase: MQFKSYWHDTARPFERGSRAPVEGHYDVAVIGGGFTGLGAARQLAMAGAKVIVLEAGAVGSGASGRNGGHLNNGIAHSFAAVKAELGAERAAALYRAYDASVDTIERIVAEENIDCSFRRAGKLKLASKPAHFDAIARNFEIVNREVDPDTALLTRNDLRDEVGSDCFHGAMLSKKSAMMHMGRFVVGLADAAVRHGAVVVENTPVTGRRQLGGKQELTTPRGSVTADTVLLATGAYTTGAFGYFRRRIIPVGSFIIATRPLTGAEVAATMPGNRTCVTSLNIGNYFRLSPDNRLIFGGRARFSATSDQSSDEKSGAILRASLAEIFPHLAKVELDYCWGGLVDMTKDRFPRAGFTDGLWYAMGYSGHGAQMSTHMGMLIADAILGKADRNPVKDLAWPAVPGHFGKPWFLPLVGMYYKMLDRIQ; the protein is encoded by the coding sequence ATGCAGTTCAAGTCCTACTGGCACGATACGGCCCGCCCCTTTGAGAGGGGCAGCCGCGCACCGGTTGAGGGCCATTATGACGTCGCCGTCATCGGGGGCGGGTTCACGGGGCTGGGGGCTGCACGCCAGCTCGCGATGGCCGGTGCGAAGGTGATCGTGCTGGAGGCGGGCGCGGTCGGCTCGGGTGCCTCCGGCCGCAACGGCGGCCATCTCAACAACGGCATCGCCCACAGCTTCGCCGCGGTCAAGGCGGAACTCGGGGCCGAGCGAGCGGCAGCGCTCTACCGTGCCTATGACGCCTCCGTCGACACGATTGAACGGATCGTTGCGGAAGAAAATATAGACTGCAGCTTCCGGCGCGCCGGCAAGCTGAAACTCGCGTCGAAACCGGCGCATTTCGACGCCATCGCCCGGAACTTCGAGATTGTGAATCGCGAGGTCGACCCGGACACGGCGCTTCTGACGAGAAACGACCTGAGGGACGAGGTCGGCTCGGACTGCTTCCATGGTGCGATGCTTTCGAAGAAGAGCGCCATGATGCACATGGGCCGCTTCGTCGTCGGCCTTGCCGATGCAGCCGTCCGCCATGGTGCCGTCGTCGTCGAGAACACGCCGGTGACGGGCCGGCGTCAGTTGGGCGGCAAGCAGGAACTGACGACGCCGCGCGGCAGCGTGACGGCGGATACGGTACTGCTGGCGACCGGCGCCTATACCACCGGCGCCTTCGGCTATTTCCGCCGCCGTATCATTCCGGTCGGCAGCTTCATTATCGCGACGCGGCCGCTGACTGGGGCGGAGGTCGCCGCGACCATGCCCGGCAACCGCACCTGCGTGACCTCGCTCAACATCGGCAACTATTTCCGGCTGTCGCCCGACAACCGCCTGATCTTCGGCGGCCGGGCGCGGTTTTCGGCGACGTCGGACCAGAGCTCCGATGAAAAGAGCGGCGCCATCCTGCGCGCCAGTCTCGCCGAGATCTTCCCGCATCTCGCCAAGGTCGAGCTCGACTATTGCTGGGGCGGTCTCGTCGACATGACCAAGGATCGTTTCCCGCGGGCGGGGTTCACCGACGGGCTTTGGTACGCCATGGGCTATTCCGGCCACGGCGCCCAGATGTCGACGCATATGGGGATGCTCATTGCCGACGCGATTCTCGGCAAGGCGGATCGCAACCCGGTCAAGGATCTCGCCTGGCCGGCGGTGCCCGGCCATTTCGGCAAGCCGTGGTTCCTGCCGCTGGTCGGCATGTACTACAAGATGCTCGACAGAATTCAGTAG
- a CDS encoding ABC transporter substrate-binding protein — MNDKITNWTRSDDVVVESAIRRGATRRELLQMLLAGGVAMTLGGVILGRASHALAATPATGGHLKVAGFTSSTADTLDPAKASNSTDYSRCSAVYNRLSNLDKSGTTQMELAESIESADAKVWTVKLRKGVTFHDGKPLTSADVIFSLKRHLDPDVGSKVNAIAKQITGFKAVDDLTVEITLADANADLPTILALHHFMIVADGTTDFSKGNGTGPFVLENFEPGVRSVMRRNENYWKSKGPYVDSFEFLAISDDSSRVNALLSGDIHVAAAINPRSERLVASQPGFVLSKSSANSYTNLNMRLDAAPGQNKDFVAGMKHLINREQILRAALRGRGEIGNDQPVFPGNVYRNDDIKAKAYDPEKAKFHFEKAGVFGQTIPVVASDAATGSVDMAMVIQAAAAEIGLRLDVQRVPSDGYWDNYWLKAPIHFGNINYRPTPDILFSLLYASGAPWNESHYKSEKFDKMLIEARGSLDQEKRRAIYSEMQAMVADEAGTIIPAYLTGIDAITDKLKGMETNPLGGMMGYRMAEHVWFEA, encoded by the coding sequence ATGAACGACAAGATCACCAATTGGACCAGATCCGACGACGTCGTGGTTGAAAGCGCCATCCGGCGTGGCGCCACGCGCCGAGAACTTCTCCAGATGCTGCTCGCGGGCGGCGTCGCGATGACTTTAGGCGGGGTCATTCTCGGTCGCGCCTCGCACGCGCTGGCCGCAACGCCGGCCACCGGCGGCCACCTCAAGGTGGCGGGCTTCACGTCTTCGACCGCCGACACGCTCGATCCGGCCAAAGCTTCGAACTCGACGGACTATTCACGCTGCAGCGCGGTTTATAACCGCCTCTCCAACCTCGACAAATCCGGCACCACCCAGATGGAGCTGGCCGAAAGCATCGAGAGTGCCGACGCCAAGGTGTGGACCGTGAAATTGCGCAAGGGCGTTACGTTCCACGATGGCAAGCCGCTGACATCTGCGGACGTGATCTTCTCGCTCAAGCGCCATCTGGATCCCGATGTCGGTTCCAAGGTCAATGCCATCGCGAAGCAGATAACCGGTTTCAAGGCGGTCGACGATCTCACGGTCGAAATCACACTTGCCGATGCCAACGCAGATCTGCCGACAATCCTGGCGCTGCATCACTTCATGATCGTCGCCGACGGCACCACCGACTTCTCCAAGGGGAACGGCACGGGACCGTTCGTTCTCGAAAATTTCGAGCCGGGCGTACGCTCGGTCATGCGGAGGAACGAGAACTACTGGAAGTCTAAGGGGCCCTATGTCGACTCCTTTGAGTTCCTGGCGATCAGCGACGATAGCTCGCGCGTCAATGCGTTGCTGTCCGGAGACATCCATGTCGCCGCCGCCATCAACCCCCGTTCGGAGCGCCTTGTCGCAAGCCAGCCAGGTTTCGTCCTGTCGAAGTCGAGCGCCAACAGCTACACCAACCTCAACATGCGCCTTGACGCGGCCCCGGGTCAGAACAAGGACTTCGTGGCCGGCATGAAGCACCTGATCAATCGCGAGCAGATCCTCAGGGCAGCTCTGCGCGGGCGCGGCGAAATCGGCAACGACCAGCCGGTCTTTCCGGGCAACGTCTACCGCAATGACGATATCAAGGCGAAGGCGTACGATCCCGAAAAGGCGAAGTTCCATTTCGAGAAGGCCGGCGTTTTCGGCCAGACGATTCCCGTCGTCGCTTCCGACGCGGCTACCGGTTCGGTCGACATGGCGATGGTCATCCAGGCTGCCGCTGCCGAGATCGGTCTGAGGCTGGATGTCCAGCGCGTGCCCTCGGATGGTTACTGGGACAATTACTGGCTCAAGGCGCCGATCCATTTCGGCAACATCAATTACAGGCCGACGCCCGACATCCTGTTCTCGCTGCTCTACGCTTCCGGGGCTCCCTGGAACGAGAGCCACTACAAATCGGAAAAATTCGACAAGATGCTGATCGAAGCGCGTGGTTCGCTCGATCAGGAGAAGCGCAGAGCGATCTACAGCGAAATGCAGGCGATGGTCGCCGATGAGGCCGGCACCATCATTCCCGCCTACCTGACAGGTATCGACGCCATCACCGACAAGCTCAAAGGCATGGAAACCAACCCGCTCGGCGGCATGATGGGTTACCGCATGGCTGAGCATGTGTGGTTCGAAGCCTGA
- a CDS encoding pyridoxamine 5'-phosphate oxidase family protein — translation MDGRILPASPWHEGEIMLQRQSGVETRMDEVGRRVVRDHLVEQHREFYPLLPMVVLGAVDQDGNAWATLRAGRPGFLRAPDAHRLTVELVREPADPAEGGMEDGASLALLGIDLGTRRRNRLNGRLNRHAGGFDVSVDQSFGNCPKYIQLRQVRFIRDPSELPSAPPTMSAELDDAGRALVGQADTFFVTTYADLPDGRQVDVSHRGGRAGFVHVREDSSLMIPDFAGNRFFNTLGNIALNQRAGLVFPDFSTGGLLHMTGEAELFSGQPAAGPLEGAERHWRFRPCRIVWRADALPIRYELAEWPPFALATGSCS, via the coding sequence ATGGACGGTCGCATTCTGCCTGCCTCGCCCTGGCATGAAGGTGAGATCATGCTGCAGCGGCAATCGGGCGTTGAGACACGCATGGACGAGGTCGGCCGCCGCGTCGTGCGCGACCATCTGGTCGAGCAGCACCGCGAATTCTATCCGCTGCTGCCGATGGTGGTGCTGGGGGCGGTGGACCAGGACGGGAACGCTTGGGCGACGCTGCGGGCAGGGCGCCCCGGCTTTCTCCGCGCACCGGATGCCCACCGGCTTACCGTCGAACTCGTCAGGGAGCCGGCGGATCCCGCGGAGGGAGGCATGGAAGACGGCGCGTCGCTCGCCCTTCTCGGTATCGATCTTGGCACGAGGCGCCGCAACCGGCTGAACGGTCGGCTCAATCGCCACGCCGGGGGCTTCGATGTCAGCGTCGACCAGTCCTTCGGCAACTGTCCCAAATATATCCAGCTCCGGCAGGTCCGCTTCATTCGGGATCCGTCGGAGTTGCCATCGGCGCCGCCCACGATGAGCGCAGAGCTCGACGACGCTGGACGTGCTCTCGTCGGGCAGGCGGATACGTTCTTCGTCACCACCTATGCCGATCTTCCGGATGGGCGTCAGGTGGACGTCTCCCATCGCGGCGGCCGCGCGGGGTTCGTCCATGTCAGAGAAGACAGTAGCCTGATGATCCCGGATTTCGCCGGCAACCGCTTCTTCAACACGCTCGGCAATATCGCACTTAACCAGCGTGCCGGGCTTGTCTTCCCGGACTTCTCGACGGGTGGTCTGTTGCACATGACCGGCGAGGCCGAACTCTTTTCCGGGCAGCCGGCGGCCGGGCCTCTCGAAGGCGCCGAACGCCATTGGCGGTTTCGTCCGTGCCGGATCGTCTGGCGGGCCGACGCGCTGCCGATCCGCTACGAACTTGCCGAATGGCCGCCCTTCGCGCTGGCCACCGGTAGCTGCTCCTAG
- a CDS encoding aspartate aminotransferase family protein codes for MYSNSLIELDRAHLIHPVASYRGHEKLGVRVLASAKGATVTDASGRQLIDGFAGLWCVNAGYGHESIVEAATRQMRELPYATGYFGLGSEPAIRLASELAERAPGNLDHVFFTLGGSDAVDSTIRFIRYYWIGRGEPQRDQFISVEQGYHGSSTVGAGLTALPAFHAGFGIPFDWQHKIPSHYAYRNPVGDDPQAIIDASLAALRQKVEEIGPERVAAFYAEPIQGSGGVLVPPKGWMKAMRQLCQELGILFVADEVITGFGRTGPLFACHEDEIVPDFMTVAKGLTSGYVPMGAVFMGDHIYQTIADSAGAGAVGHGYTYSAHPVSAAVGLEVLKLYENELLDNGRKAGARLMAGLESLKDHPLVGDVRGRGMLAAVELVVDKEKKTPLPAKAEPARRIFDRAWENGLVIRAFANGVLGYAPPLCCTEAEIDGIVERTRKVLDETLEDPAVRSGLSD; via the coding sequence ATGTACAGCAATTCCCTCATAGAACTCGATCGCGCCCACCTCATCCATCCGGTCGCATCCTATCGCGGCCACGAGAAGCTCGGCGTGCGTGTGCTCGCCTCGGCCAAGGGCGCGACGGTAACCGACGCTTCCGGCAGACAGCTGATCGACGGCTTCGCCGGGCTCTGGTGCGTCAATGCCGGCTACGGGCACGAGAGCATTGTCGAAGCCGCCACCCGGCAGATGCGGGAGCTTCCCTATGCAACCGGATATTTCGGGCTGGGCTCGGAGCCGGCGATCCGTCTTGCCTCGGAACTCGCCGAGCGAGCCCCCGGCAACCTCGACCATGTGTTCTTCACGCTCGGGGGCTCCGATGCCGTCGACAGCACAATCCGCTTCATCCGCTATTATTGGATCGGCCGCGGCGAGCCGCAGCGCGACCAGTTCATCTCCGTCGAACAGGGCTATCACGGCTCATCCACCGTTGGCGCAGGCCTGACGGCCCTGCCGGCCTTCCATGCCGGCTTCGGCATCCCCTTCGACTGGCAGCACAAGATTCCGTCGCATTATGCCTACCGAAACCCGGTCGGCGACGATCCGCAGGCGATCATCGACGCCTCGCTCGCCGCCCTGAGGCAGAAGGTCGAGGAGATCGGGCCTGAGCGGGTCGCCGCATTCTATGCCGAACCGATCCAGGGCTCCGGCGGCGTGCTGGTACCGCCCAAGGGCTGGATGAAGGCAATGCGCCAGCTCTGCCAGGAGCTCGGCATCCTCTTCGTGGCCGACGAGGTGATCACCGGCTTCGGCCGCACCGGTCCGCTCTTTGCCTGCCACGAGGATGAGATCGTGCCGGACTTCATGACCGTGGCGAAGGGCCTGACCTCCGGCTATGTGCCGATGGGCGCGGTTTTCATGGGCGACCATATCTACCAGACGATCGCCGACAGCGCCGGTGCTGGGGCGGTCGGCCACGGCTACACCTATTCGGCCCACCCCGTCAGCGCAGCGGTCGGTCTCGAAGTGCTGAAGCTCTACGAGAACGAGTTGTTGGACAATGGCCGGAAGGCGGGCGCGCGTCTCATGGCGGGCCTCGAAAGCCTCAAGGATCATCCCCTCGTCGGCGACGTGCGCGGCCGGGGCATGCTCGCCGCCGTCGAACTCGTCGTCGACAAGGAAAAGAAGACGCCCTTGCCCGCCAAAGCCGAACCGGCACGCCGTATCTTCGACCGCGCCTGGGAAAACGGCCTCGTCATCCGCGCCTTTGCCAATGGCGTACTCGGCTATGCGCCGCCGCTCTGCTGCACCGAAGCGGAAATAGACGGCATCGTCGAGCGCACCCGCAAGGTGCTGGACGAGACGCTGGAGGATCCGGCCGTGCGTTCCGGGTTAAGCGATTGA
- a CDS encoding ABC transporter permease, producing MNNRVLSLALSRLLIAFITLMIVSFAVFFATTLLPGDTASILLGQAATPEAVEGLRKAMHLDEPAIFRFLRWIVGLLQGDLGTSYANEMPIADLIAGRFVNTLKLAGVTALFSVPIALTLGITAAMLRGSLYDRAVTVLTIGVISVPEFMIATSAVLVFAVYLKWLPALSFANEVTSLADLLRIYAMPVITLTFGVSAQMIRMTRAAVIETLNTSYVEMALLKGASRPRMVFRHALPNALGPIVNAIALSLSYLLGGVIIVETIFNYPGVAKLMVDAVATRDLPLIQSCAMIFCLGYLLLTTTADLIAILSNPRLR from the coding sequence GTGAACAACCGGGTCCTATCCCTTGCGTTGAGCAGATTGCTCATCGCCTTCATCACCTTGATGATTGTCTCCTTCGCCGTCTTCTTCGCGACGACGCTCCTGCCGGGGGACACCGCGTCGATCCTGCTCGGCCAGGCCGCCACGCCGGAAGCCGTCGAAGGCTTGCGAAAGGCCATGCATCTCGACGAACCGGCCATCTTTCGTTTCCTGCGCTGGATCGTCGGTCTTTTGCAGGGCGACCTCGGCACCTCCTATGCCAACGAGATGCCGATCGCCGATCTGATCGCCGGGCGCTTCGTCAACACGCTGAAGCTCGCGGGCGTCACGGCGCTCTTCTCCGTGCCTATCGCGCTCACCCTTGGGATCACCGCGGCGATGCTGCGCGGCTCGCTCTATGACCGCGCCGTCACCGTGCTGACGATCGGCGTCATCTCGGTGCCGGAATTCATGATCGCGACCTCCGCCGTGCTGGTCTTCGCCGTCTATCTGAAGTGGCTGCCGGCGCTCTCCTTTGCCAACGAAGTCACCTCGCTCGCCGATCTCCTGCGCATCTATGCCATGCCGGTGATCACGCTGACCTTCGGTGTCTCGGCGCAGATGATCCGAATGACGCGGGCAGCGGTGATCGAGACGCTCAACACGTCCTATGTGGAGATGGCCTTGCTCAAGGGCGCCTCTCGGCCGCGCATGGTGTTTCGCCACGCGCTGCCGAACGCTCTCGGCCCGATCGTCAATGCGATTGCGCTTTCGCTCTCCTACCTGCTCGGCGGCGTGATCATCGTCGAGACGATCTTCAACTATCCGGGTGTTGCCAAGCTGATGGTCGACGCTGTCGCCACGCGCGACCTGCCGCTCATCCAAAGCTGCGCGATGATCTTCTGTCTCGGCTACCTGCTGCTGACCACCACGGCCGACCTCATCGCCATCCTTTCCAATCCGAGGCTTCGATGA
- a CDS encoding GNAT family N-acetyltransferase, whose product MQTNQIDLAAFGPEHLEASVNLSRQAGWPHRLEDWRMALALSQGVVALEAGRVVGTTLVTAYGNDCATINMVIVDEAMRGRGLGRKLMDAALRLAGDRSLRLVATTEGLPLYEKFGFKETDRILQHQGVAGDIAAPVETEAAAMADLEAIAELDRLAFGADRQALIAYLAKVGEFAVIRRGGRVAGFAALRAFGRGEVIGPVVAADLDDAKALVAHFIARRPARFLRVDTIESSGLAPWLAAQGLAHVGGGVAMMKPPTAPPADPVAMTFALTNQALG is encoded by the coding sequence ATGCAGACAAATCAGATCGATCTTGCGGCCTTCGGCCCCGAACACCTGGAGGCATCCGTCAATCTCTCCCGGCAGGCCGGCTGGCCGCACCGTCTGGAAGACTGGCGGATGGCGCTAGCGCTGAGCCAGGGAGTCGTCGCCCTCGAAGCCGGCAGGGTCGTCGGAACGACGCTGGTGACCGCCTACGGGAACGACTGCGCGACGATCAACATGGTGATCGTCGACGAGGCGATGCGCGGCCGTGGCCTCGGTCGCAAGCTGATGGACGCCGCATTGCGGCTCGCCGGCGACCGGTCGCTCCGGCTCGTGGCAACCACCGAAGGCCTGCCCCTCTATGAAAAGTTCGGTTTCAAGGAGACCGATCGCATCCTGCAGCACCAGGGTGTTGCCGGAGACATCGCCGCACCGGTTGAGACGGAGGCTGCGGCGATGGCCGATCTCGAAGCGATCGCCGAACTCGATCGGCTCGCCTTCGGCGCCGACCGGCAGGCGCTGATCGCCTATCTCGCCAAGGTCGGTGAATTCGCCGTCATCCGCCGTGGCGGCCGTGTGGCCGGCTTCGCAGCGTTGCGCGCCTTCGGCCGTGGCGAGGTCATCGGGCCGGTCGTCGCCGCCGACCTCGACGATGCCAAGGCGCTCGTCGCCCATTTCATCGCCCGTCGCCCTGCCCGGTTTCTGCGCGTCGACACGATCGAAAGTTCCGGCCTCGCACCGTGGCTCGCGGCGCAGGGTCTCGCCCATGTCGGCGGCGGCGTCGCCATGATGAAACCTCCGACCGCGCCACCGGCCGATCCCGTCGCCATGACTTTCGCCCTCACCAACCAGGCACTCGGCTGA